One Clostridium estertheticum DNA segment encodes these proteins:
- the rimO gene encoding 30S ribosomal protein S12 methylthiotransferase RimO has translation MEKLKVGVINLGCDKNRIDSEIIISSLSEKYTMTNDPKLANIILVNTCGFIESSKQESIDTILEMSKYKDKYKCTVLIATGCLTQRYGAELIELMPELDIMLGVNDYNKLLSSIEEVLLNNIKVQHCSYSDENINEGQRILTTGTYSAYVRISEGCDNACAYCAIPNIRGKYRSRKMENIVQEARELSQHGCKEIILVAQDTTRYGIDIYGEKNLHKLIREISKISGIEWIRVLYCYAEEMTDEIINEISINDKVCKYVDIPIQHISDDILKSMRRKGRKNVITENINKMRKNIVEVNLRTSIIVGFPGETQEDFEQLKQFIREIKFDKLGVFKYSMEDGTLAAEMENQISDDIKVKREEELMLIQQSISKELNSKKIGKIYKVLVEGVNDKTYFGRSYEMAPEVDGNIFFDSNVVYNKGEFVEVKVTKALEYDLIGVVCYESGK, from the coding sequence GTGGAAAAATTAAAAGTTGGAGTTATAAATTTAGGTTGTGATAAAAATAGAATTGATAGTGAGATTATAATAAGCAGTTTAAGTGAAAAATATACTATGACCAATGATCCCAAACTTGCAAATATAATTTTAGTAAATACTTGTGGATTTATAGAATCTTCAAAACAAGAATCAATAGACACTATTCTTGAAATGTCAAAATACAAAGACAAATACAAGTGTACGGTTTTAATTGCAACGGGGTGCCTTACCCAGCGTTATGGAGCGGAACTGATTGAACTTATGCCAGAACTTGATATAATGCTTGGTGTCAACGATTATAATAAGTTATTAAGCAGTATAGAAGAGGTGCTTTTAAATAATATTAAAGTACAACATTGTAGTTATAGTGATGAAAATATTAATGAAGGACAAAGAATATTAACTACAGGAACTTATTCTGCATATGTTAGAATATCTGAGGGTTGTGATAATGCTTGTGCATATTGTGCAATTCCGAATATTAGGGGCAAATATAGAAGCAGAAAGATGGAAAATATAGTACAAGAGGCTAGGGAGTTAAGCCAGCATGGTTGCAAAGAAATTATTTTAGTTGCTCAAGATACCACTAGATATGGTATTGATATATATGGTGAAAAAAACTTACACAAGTTGATAAGAGAAATTTCTAAAATAAGTGGAATTGAATGGATTAGAGTACTTTACTGTTATGCAGAAGAAATGACAGATGAAATTATTAATGAAATATCAATAAACGATAAAGTATGTAAATATGTAGATATACCAATCCAACATATAAGTGATGATATTCTTAAATCCATGAGAAGAAAAGGAAGAAAGAATGTTATAACAGAAAACATAAATAAAATGAGAAAAAACATTGTGGAAGTAAATCTTAGAACTTCAATAATAGTTGGATTCCCTGGTGAAACGCAGGAGGATTTTGAGCAGTTAAAACAATTTATTAGGGAAATTAAGTTTGATAAATTGGGAGTATTTAAGTATTCAATGGAAGATGGTACTTTAGCAGCAGAAATGGAAAATCAAATTTCTGATGATATAAAAGTAAAACGTGAAGAAGAACTAATGTTAATACAACAAAGTATATCAAAAGAACTAAATAGTAAAAAAATAGGAAAAATATACAAGGTTTTAGTAGAAGGCGTTAATGATAAAACATATTTTGGTAGGAGTTATGAAATGGCACCGGAAGTTGATGGAAATATTTTCTTTGACTCTAATGTGGTTTATAATAAGGGAGAATTTGTTGAGGTGAAGGTTACAAAAGCTTTAGAATATGATTTAATAGGAGTTGTGTGCTATGAATCTGGCAAATAA
- a CDS encoding stage V sporulation protein S, translating into MEVLKVSAKSSPNSVAGALAGVLRESGAAEIQAIGAGAINQAVKAIAIARGFVAPSGVDLVCIPAFTDVIIEGEERTAIKLIVQPR; encoded by the coding sequence ATGGAAGTATTAAAAGTTTCAGCAAAATCGAGCCCAAATTCAGTAGCAGGAGCCTTAGCCGGAGTACTGAGAGAAAGTGGAGCAGCAGAAATTCAAGCAATAGGCGCTGGTGCAATTAATCAAGCAGTTAAGGCTATTGCTATAGCGAGAGGGTTTGTTGCACCTAGTGGTGTTGATTTGGTCTGTATACCTGCATTTACAGATGTAATAATAGAAGGTGAAGAAAGAACTGCAATTAAATTAATAGTTCAACCTAGATAA
- the recA gene encoding recombinase RecA produces MNNEKLKALEAAMGQIEKQFGKGSIMKLGDHSTLNVDAISTGCLGLDIGLGIGGVPRGRMIEIFGPESSGKTTIALHVVAEAQKEGGTAAFIDVEHALDPIYAKALGINIDDLIVSQPDTGEQALEITEALVRSGAIDVIVVDSVAALVPKAEIEGEMGDSHIGLQARLMSQALRKLAGSINKSKCVLVFINQLREKVGVMFGNPEVTPGGRALKFYASVRIDIRRIDTIKQGDQFMGNRTRIKIVKNKVAPPFKQAEFDIMYGEGISREGDVLDIGVKEEIVQKSGAWFAYGDIRLGQGRENAKQYFKDNALVMFEIENKIREKYNLPLAKAPVIDKKEAKEAKELKELSKKEA; encoded by the coding sequence ATGAATAATGAAAAATTAAAAGCACTAGAAGCAGCTATGGGTCAAATAGAGAAACAATTCGGTAAAGGTTCAATAATGAAACTTGGAGATCATAGTACTTTAAATGTAGATGCTATTTCTACTGGTTGTTTAGGACTAGATATAGGGCTAGGTATAGGTGGTGTGCCTAGAGGAAGAATGATTGAAATTTTCGGACCAGAATCTTCAGGTAAAACTACAATTGCACTACATGTAGTTGCAGAAGCACAGAAAGAAGGCGGCACAGCTGCATTTATTGATGTAGAGCATGCACTAGATCCTATTTATGCTAAAGCACTAGGAATTAATATAGATGATTTAATAGTTTCACAACCAGATACCGGTGAGCAGGCTTTAGAGATTACAGAGGCCTTAGTTCGTTCAGGGGCTATAGATGTTATTGTTGTGGATTCAGTAGCCGCATTGGTGCCTAAAGCTGAAATTGAAGGTGAAATGGGAGACTCTCATATAGGACTGCAAGCAAGACTTATGTCACAAGCACTAAGAAAGCTTGCTGGATCTATAAATAAATCAAAATGTGTTCTTGTGTTTATAAACCAATTAAGAGAAAAAGTTGGAGTAATGTTTGGGAATCCAGAAGTAACTCCTGGCGGTAGAGCATTAAAATTTTATGCTTCTGTTAGAATAGATATCAGAAGAATAGATACAATTAAACAAGGTGATCAATTTATGGGAAATAGAACAAGAATAAAAATAGTTAAAAATAAAGTGGCTCCTCCATTTAAACAAGCTGAATTTGATATTATGTATGGTGAAGGTATATCTAGAGAGGGAGATGTTTTAGATATAGGAGTTAAAGAAGAAATTGTACAAAAAAGTGGAGCATGGTTTGCCTATGGAGATATACGTCTTGGACAAGGAAGAGAAAATGCAAAACAATACTTTAAAGATAATGCTTTGGTAATGTTCGAAATAGAAAATAAAATCAGGGAAAAATATAATTTGCCATTAGCAAAAGCTCCAGTAATTGATAAAAAAGAAGCAAAAGAGGCAAAAGAACTAAAAGAACTTAGTAAAAAAGAAGCATAA
- the rny gene encoding ribonuclease Y, producing MILIVCAILIVVFVGIFVVIYSRKNRSQANISEAEKEAKRILDESSKEAETKKKEAILEAKEEVHRLRTDLEKESRERRNEVQRLERRNIQREESLDKKSDVLERKEENLTKKQQEIEMLEESVQDLHTKQREELERLSGLTSEEAKQVLLDEIKKEIKHDAAIMIKEIETKAKEEADKKAREIITYAIQRCAADHVAETTVHVVSLPNDEMKGRIIGREGRNIRTLETLTGVDLIIDDTPEAVILSAFDPIRREVARIALEKLIVDGRIHPARIEEMVEKAKKEVESDIREEGEQATFETGVHGLHSEIIRLLGRLKYRTSYGQNVLKHSIEVSYLAGLMASELGIDPTLAKRCGLLHDIGKAVDHEVEGPHALIGAEIAKKHHESAIVVNAIAAHHGDVELQSLEAILVQAADAISAARPGARRETLEAYIKRLEKLEEIANSYEGVEKSYAIQAGREVRIMIKPEIIDDAGAVELARNLVKRIENELEYPGQIKVNVIRETRAIDYAK from the coding sequence ATGATTTTAATAGTTTGCGCTATTTTGATTGTTGTTTTCGTAGGTATTTTTGTTGTAATTTATAGTAGAAAAAATAGATCTCAAGCAAATATTTCTGAGGCAGAAAAAGAAGCTAAAAGAATTCTTGACGAAAGTTCAAAAGAAGCTGAAACAAAAAAGAAAGAAGCTATTTTAGAGGCCAAAGAAGAGGTTCACAGACTTAGAACTGATTTAGAAAAAGAATCAAGAGAGAGACGTAATGAAGTTCAAAGGTTGGAGAGAAGAAATATCCAAAGAGAAGAATCTTTAGATAAAAAAAGTGATGTGCTAGAGAGAAAAGAAGAAAATCTTACTAAAAAGCAACAAGAAATTGAGATGTTAGAAGAAAGTGTTCAAGATTTACACACTAAACAAAGGGAAGAATTAGAAAGACTATCAGGATTAACATCTGAGGAAGCAAAACAAGTTTTGTTAGATGAAATTAAAAAAGAAATTAAACATGATGCAGCAATTATGATTAAAGAAATTGAAACTAAGGCAAAAGAAGAAGCCGATAAAAAAGCACGAGAAATTATTACTTACGCAATTCAAAGATGCGCAGCTGATCACGTTGCAGAAACAACAGTTCATGTGGTTTCTCTTCCTAATGATGAGATGAAGGGAAGAATAATAGGTAGAGAGGGTAGGAATATTCGAACTCTAGAAACACTTACAGGCGTTGATTTAATAATTGATGATACACCTGAAGCAGTAATTCTTTCAGCATTTGATCCTATAAGGCGTGAAGTTGCTAGAATAGCACTTGAAAAGCTAATAGTGGATGGAAGAATTCATCCTGCTAGAATTGAAGAAATGGTAGAAAAAGCTAAAAAAGAGGTTGAGAGCGATATAAGAGAAGAAGGAGAACAAGCAACTTTTGAAACAGGAGTGCATGGTCTTCATTCAGAAATTATTAGACTGCTTGGAAGGCTTAAATACAGAACTAGTTATGGACAAAATGTATTAAAGCACTCTATAGAAGTTTCATATTTAGCTGGACTTATGGCCTCTGAACTAGGAATTGACCCAACCTTAGCTAAAAGGTGTGGACTGCTTCATGATATAGGTAAAGCTGTAGACCATGAAGTTGAAGGACCTCATGCGCTTATAGGTGCAGAGATAGCAAAGAAACACCATGAATCAGCTATTGTAGTAAATGCTATTGCAGCGCACCACGGTGATGTTGAACTGCAATCTCTTGAAGCAATACTAGTTCAAGCAGCAGATGCTATATCAGCTGCAAGACCGGGTGCAAGAAGAGAAACACTGGAAGCGTATATTAAAAGGCTAGAAAAACTAGAAGAAATTGCAAATTCCTATGAAGGTGTAGAAAAGTCCTATGCTATTCAAGCCGGAAGAGAAGTTCGAATTATGATTAAACCAGAAATAATTGATGATGCAGGAGCTGTTGAATTGGCAAGAAATCTAGTTAAAAGAATTGAAAATGAACTAGAATATCCAGGTCAAATTAAAGTAAATGTAATCAGAGAAACAAGAGCTATTGATTATGCTAAATAA
- a CDS encoding pyridoxal phosphate-dependent aminotransferase, with product MELSKKAKQISPSLTLDITAKAKKMKAEGLDVIGFGAGEPDFNTPKNIQDAAIKAILDGKTKYTATSGIIELKQAIIHKLKNDNNLTYIPAQIIVSTGAKQCLANVFQSILNPGDEVLIGVPYWVSYPELVKLADGEPVYVQTEEIHKFKLTIENLNRAITSKSKAIVLNSPNNPTGTVYSKEELIEIADFAKANNLFIISDEIYEKLVYGDNGHISIASISEDAYSRTIVINGVSKAYAMTGWRIGYAAASTELIALMTNIQSHTTSNPSSIAQYASVEAINGQQDDVHIMVEQFKHRRDYMVERINSINNLSCLKPEGAFYVMVNLSKILNKSIDGEIIMDSLQFSDFLLKKEKVAVIPGIAFGADNFIRLSYATSMENIKNGIDRIERFVENI from the coding sequence ATGGAATTATCTAAAAAAGCTAAACAAATATCACCATCTTTAACATTGGATATAACTGCAAAGGCAAAAAAAATGAAGGCTGAGGGCTTAGATGTCATAGGTTTTGGTGCTGGTGAACCTGATTTTAATACACCTAAAAATATTCAAGATGCGGCTATAAAAGCAATTCTAGATGGCAAGACTAAATATACAGCTACATCAGGTATTATTGAGTTAAAACAGGCAATAATTCATAAATTAAAGAATGATAACAACTTAACTTACATACCAGCTCAAATTATAGTTTCAACTGGAGCAAAACAATGTTTAGCTAATGTTTTTCAATCTATTTTAAATCCAGGAGACGAAGTATTAATTGGAGTTCCATATTGGGTAAGTTATCCAGAACTCGTTAAATTAGCAGATGGAGAACCTGTTTATGTACAAACTGAAGAAATACATAAATTTAAATTAACAATTGAAAATCTAAATAGAGCAATAACTTCTAAATCTAAAGCAATAGTGTTAAATAGTCCGAATAATCCTACAGGAACAGTATATTCAAAAGAAGAACTTATAGAAATTGCTGATTTTGCAAAAGCAAACAATTTATTCATAATATCAGATGAAATCTATGAAAAATTAGTATATGGAGATAATGGTCATATTAGTATAGCAAGTATATCAGAGGATGCTTATAGTAGAACTATTGTAATTAACGGTGTTTCTAAGGCTTATGCTATGACAGGATGGAGAATAGGGTATGCTGCTGCTAGCACAGAATTAATCGCATTAATGACTAACATTCAAAGTCATACTACCTCGAATCCGAGTTCCATTGCTCAATATGCATCAGTTGAAGCAATAAATGGACAGCAAGATGATGTCCACATTATGGTTGAACAATTTAAGCATCGACGAGATTATATGGTAGAAAGAATTAATAGTATTAATAATTTGTCTTGTTTGAAACCTGAAGGCGCTTTCTATGTTATGGTTAATTTAAGCAAAATTTTGAATAAATCCATAGATGGAGAAATTATAATGGATTCACTCCAATTTTCAGATTTTTTACTTAAAAAAGAAAAAGTTGCGGTTATACCAGGTATAGCATTTGGAGCGGATAATTTTATTAGACTATCATATGCTACTTCAATGGAAAACATAAAAAATGGAATTGATAGAATCGAAAGGTTTGTTGAGAACATCTAA
- a CDS encoding ClpP family protease: protein MPKVEKNKEAKKNKEDQKKEIIVENSNQQVENIKELGVTNVPIQNDKIQILSIIGQIEGHMMLSPQTKTTKYEHVIPELIAMERDEKVKGILIVLNTVGGDVEAGLAIAEMIRSVSKPTVSLVVGGGHSIGIPLATAAAYSFISPSATMIIHPIRMNGLIIGVSQTFEYFNKMQERITEFIIRTSKIDKETVNRLMHQTDELLNDMGTILIGKQAVDNGLIDEVGGISEALSKLNEMIDKA, encoded by the coding sequence ATGCCAAAAGTTGAAAAAAATAAAGAAGCTAAGAAAAATAAAGAAGATCAAAAAAAAGAAATTATTGTGGAAAATTCAAATCAACAAGTTGAGAATATCAAAGAACTGGGAGTAACTAATGTTCCGATTCAAAATGATAAAATACAAATTTTGTCTATTATTGGTCAAATAGAAGGACACATGATGTTATCTCCTCAAACTAAAACTACTAAGTATGAACATGTTATTCCAGAGTTAATTGCTATGGAAAGAGATGAAAAAGTAAAAGGTATTCTTATAGTTCTAAATACTGTAGGAGGAGATGTGGAAGCAGGCCTTGCTATAGCGGAGATGATTAGAAGCGTTAGCAAACCAACTGTATCACTAGTAGTCGGAGGAGGTCATTCAATAGGTATCCCGCTGGCAACAGCTGCTGCGTATTCATTTATTTCCCCATCTGCAACTATGATAATTCATCCTATAAGAATGAATGGTTTGATAATTGGGGTATCTCAAACTTTTGAATACTTTAATAAAATGCAAGAACGAATAACTGAGTTTATTATTAGAACTTCCAAAATCGATAAGGAAACCGTAAATAGATTAATGCATCAAACTGATGAGCTTTTAAATGATATGGGCACTATACTTATCGGAAAACAAGCAGTTGATAATGGATTAATAGATGAAGTTGGTGGCATTAGTGAGGCCTTATCAAAATTAAACGAAATGATAGATAAGGCTTAA
- a CDS encoding YlmC/YmxH family sporulation protein, whose product MEDNIKLYSEMERYEIININDGDKYSNLGSNDVVIDENGLLKFLIINEGSSKFSFFKSNDIIEVPWEYVKKIGSRTIIIDVDNEFLKKSHI is encoded by the coding sequence ATGGAAGATAATATAAAGCTGTACAGTGAAATGGAAAGATATGAAATTATCAACATTAATGATGGTGATAAATATAGCAATTTAGGTAGCAATGATGTAGTCATCGATGAGAATGGTCTTCTGAAATTTTTAATTATTAATGAAGGGAGTTCTAAATTTAGTTTTTTCAAAAGCAACGATATCATTGAAGTACCATGGGAATATGTTAAAAAAATAGGTTCCAGAACTATAATAATTGATGTTGATAATGAATTTTTAAAAAAATCTCATATTTAA
- a CDS encoding FtsK/SpoIIIE family DNA translocase encodes MARKKTKSKVASSVDFDSEIFGIILITIGILILFSIFSTMFSSSDSISGTIGDFINHLLFAILGVGAYLSPFSIIFIGICYIVKKGKINFSKKFYGIILFIINTLLFIQMLSFNKYYAKGEFLQGINKIYNSEHVLHGGIISYLIDVPLHTLFGAVGSFIIFIGVYVICLTLILKISLYDICFNLKDKFIIKKSKNNNDNKDNKELYIENGDKQEEVIVPNADKNDFIKGINNKIKIFDFLRSNEVASDVEIITKEEALDNIKPDNVRVSKEKYVDNSIKQEVEQEIQLNSVHSKSNNKYDFPTVDLLNENTTSKMNKNDKKELLSSANKLQETLSSFGVEAKVIQVTKGPSVTRFELQPNAGVKVSKIVNLADDIALNLASSGVRIEAPIPGKAAVGIEVPNKELSAVYLREVIESSEFSAANKNLSFSLGKDIGGNCVVSDLTKMPHLLVAGATGSGKSVCINSLIISLLYKYSPEEVKLLLIDPKVVELNIYNGIPHLLIPVVTDPKKSAGALNWAVNEMTRRYKLFAENNVRNIEGYNELVNKGIAENKLPWIVIIIDELADLMTVCANDVEEYIGRLAQMARAAGMHLVIATQRPSVDVITGVIKANIPSRISFAVSSQIDSRTILDSAGAEKLLGKGDMLFYPVGEAKPVRIQGAFVSEEEVERVVDFIKSQKTELSYEKEIIDEIEGNSSNKDEADDIDELLNEAIKIVVENDQASTSLLQRKLKIGYNRAARIIEQMEERGIISGRNGSKPREILLSHSELND; translated from the coding sequence TTGGCTAGAAAAAAAACCAAATCTAAAGTCGCGAGTAGTGTAGATTTTGATAGTGAAATTTTTGGAATTATTTTAATAACAATTGGAATATTAATTTTATTTAGTATATTCTCTACTATGTTTTCAAGTTCTGATTCCATATCGGGAACCATAGGTGATTTTATTAACCATTTACTTTTTGCAATACTGGGGGTGGGTGCATACCTTTCGCCTTTTTCGATAATATTTATTGGTATATGCTATATTGTTAAGAAAGGAAAGATAAACTTCAGCAAGAAGTTTTATGGAATAATACTTTTTATAATAAATACATTGCTTTTTATACAAATGTTATCATTTAATAAGTATTATGCAAAAGGAGAGTTTTTGCAGGGAATTAATAAAATATACAATTCAGAGCATGTGCTGCATGGTGGAATTATTAGTTATTTAATTGATGTACCACTGCATACATTATTTGGTGCTGTGGGAAGTTTTATTATTTTTATTGGTGTTTATGTTATATGTTTAACTTTAATATTAAAAATATCATTGTATGATATCTGTTTTAATCTAAAAGATAAGTTTATAATCAAAAAGAGTAAGAATAATAATGATAATAAGGATAATAAGGAGTTATATATAGAGAATGGTGATAAGCAAGAAGAAGTAATAGTTCCAAATGCAGATAAAAATGATTTTATAAAGGGAATTAACAATAAAATTAAAATATTTGATTTTTTAAGGTCAAATGAAGTTGCGTCTGATGTGGAAATTATAACTAAAGAGGAAGCTCTTGATAATATTAAACCAGACAATGTACGCGTATCAAAAGAGAAGTATGTAGATAATTCTATTAAACAAGAAGTAGAACAAGAAATACAATTAAATAGTGTACATTCAAAGTCAAACAATAAATATGATTTTCCAACTGTAGACCTATTAAATGAAAATACTACTTCAAAAATGAATAAAAATGATAAAAAAGAGTTGCTTAGTAGTGCTAATAAACTGCAAGAGACATTAAGTAGCTTTGGAGTTGAAGCAAAAGTTATTCAAGTTACAAAAGGACCATCAGTTACAAGATTTGAGCTTCAACCAAATGCTGGTGTCAAGGTTAGTAAAATTGTAAATCTCGCAGATGATATTGCATTAAATTTAGCTTCTTCTGGTGTAAGAATTGAAGCACCAATACCTGGTAAGGCAGCTGTAGGAATTGAAGTTCCAAACAAAGAGTTAAGTGCAGTATACCTTCGAGAGGTAATAGAGTCTAGTGAATTTTCAGCTGCAAATAAAAATTTATCCTTTAGTTTGGGGAAAGATATAGGTGGTAATTGTGTTGTTTCGGATTTAACTAAAATGCCTCATTTGTTGGTAGCAGGAGCTACGGGATCTGGAAAAAGTGTTTGTATAAATTCATTAATAATAAGTTTACTTTATAAATATTCTCCAGAGGAGGTTAAGCTATTATTAATTGACCCTAAGGTAGTTGAATTAAATATTTATAATGGGATACCGCATTTATTGATACCAGTTGTAACTGACCCTAAGAAATCTGCAGGCGCATTAAATTGGGCTGTAAATGAAATGACAAGAAGGTATAAGCTTTTCGCTGAAAACAATGTACGTAATATTGAAGGATATAATGAATTAGTTAATAAAGGTATTGCGGAAAATAAATTACCTTGGATAGTAATTATAATTGATGAGTTAGCAGACCTCATGACGGTTTGTGCTAATGATGTAGAGGAATACATTGGAAGACTGGCACAAATGGCTAGAGCGGCCGGTATGCATTTAGTAATTGCAACGCAAAGACCATCTGTAGATGTTATTACAGGGGTTATAAAGGCTAATATACCTTCAAGAATATCCTTTGCAGTTTCAAGTCAAATAGATTCAAGAACAATTTTAGACTCAGCAGGTGCAGAGAAATTACTAGGTAAAGGCGACATGCTTTTTTATCCTGTAGGAGAGGCTAAACCAGTTAGAATTCAAGGAGCATTTGTATCAGAAGAAGAAGTTGAACGAGTTGTTGATTTTATAAAAAGTCAGAAAACAGAACTAAGCTATGAAAAAGAAATAATAGACGAAATAGAAGGTAATTCAAGTAATAAAGATGAAGCCGATGATATTGATGAATTATTAAATGAAGCAATTAAAATTGTAGTTGAAAATGATCAAGCTTCCACTTCCTTATTGCAACGTAAGCTAAAAATAGGGTATAATAGAGCAGCAAGAATTATAGAGCAAATGGAGGAACGCGGAATTATTTCAGGTAGAAATGGAAGTAAGCCTAGAGAAATATTATTAAGCCATAGCGAATTAAATGACTAA
- the dapG gene encoding aspartate kinase has translation MKIIVQKFGGTSVSTEEKRKLVVCKVLNAKQEGYFPVVVVSAMGRKGEPYATDTLLSLIDDNFKSVNPLAVDLLMSCGETISTVIMCNELNNNGIDAVPLTGGQAGIITDCNYNNAAILNVDTKQILSILQKGKIPVVAGFQGKDENNYITTIGRGGSDVTAAILGAALNAVETQIYTDVDGIMTADPRIVSEATLIKKISYDEIFQFADQGAKVIHPRAVEISRKYNIPLVIKNTMNDCDGTVISNLGSEGYENIITGITHMNSRVQIKICKNSDLNYDDLFDILAENLISIDLINVFPKEKIFTIDEKDFIKFENLIKETNMSYSYVRDCSKISIIGSKMRGIPGVMARILKALTREKIEVLQTADSHMTIWCLVEARYVEAAINALHREFKLG, from the coding sequence ATGAAGATAATAGTACAAAAATTTGGAGGCACCTCCGTTTCAACGGAGGAAAAGAGAAAGCTGGTAGTGTGCAAAGTTTTAAATGCAAAGCAAGAAGGTTATTTTCCCGTGGTAGTAGTATCTGCCATGGGAAGAAAAGGTGAGCCTTATGCTACAGACACTCTTCTATCCCTTATAGATGATAACTTTAAATCAGTAAATCCACTAGCAGTAGATTTACTAATGAGTTGTGGTGAAACTATAAGTACTGTAATAATGTGCAATGAGTTAAATAATAATGGTATTGATGCAGTGCCCTTAACTGGAGGACAAGCAGGTATAATTACAGATTGCAATTATAACAATGCAGCAATACTTAATGTGGACACAAAACAAATACTTAGCATACTGCAAAAGGGAAAAATTCCTGTGGTCGCAGGATTTCAAGGTAAGGATGAGAATAACTATATTACCACTATAGGGAGAGGTGGAAGTGATGTTACTGCTGCCATATTAGGTGCAGCACTTAATGCAGTAGAGACTCAAATATACACTGATGTAGATGGTATTATGACAGCAGATCCACGAATAGTTTCCGAAGCAACTTTAATAAAGAAAATAAGTTATGATGAAATTTTTCAATTTGCAGATCAAGGAGCTAAGGTTATACACCCAAGGGCAGTGGAAATATCTAGAAAGTATAATATACCATTAGTTATAAAAAACACTATGAACGATTGTGATGGAACGGTAATTAGTAACTTGGGAAGCGAAGGTTATGAAAATATAATTACAGGAATTACACATATGAATAGTAGAGTTCAAATAAAAATATGCAAAAATTCAGATCTTAACTACGATGATCTCTTTGATATTTTAGCTGAAAATCTTATAAGTATAGATCTTATAAACGTTTTTCCTAAAGAAAAAATATTTACTATTGATGAAAAAGACTTTATTAAATTTGAAAATTTAATAAAAGAGACTAATATGTCCTATTCTTATGTGAGGGATTGTAGCAAAATTTCAATTATAGGTTCAAAAATGAGAGGAATACCTGGTGTCATGGCTAGAATTCTTAAGGCTTTAACTAGAGAAAAAATTGAAGTTCTTCAAACAGCAGATTCTCATATGACTATATGGTGTCTTGTAGAAGCGAGATATGTTGAAGCAGCAATTAATGCCTTGCATAGGGAATTTAAATTAGGATAA
- the pgsA gene encoding CDP-diacylglycerol--glycerol-3-phosphate 3-phosphatidyltransferase, with product MNLANKLTMIRIFLVPVFLIFMAAKNIPYGREVATAIFIVASLTDKLDGYIARSRNQITNFGKFMDPLADKLLVTAALVSLVELHIVPSWVAMIIIAREFAVSGLRTIAAAEGKVIAASWWGKIKTVIQIVAIIIALLYNLKDLSPELNPILSNLTNIFMAAAVIITIISGVDYFVKNKESIRIDK from the coding sequence ATGAATCTGGCAAATAAACTTACAATGATTAGAATTTTTCTAGTGCCTGTATTTTTAATATTTATGGCAGCTAAGAACATACCTTATGGGAGAGAAGTGGCTACTGCTATTTTCATAGTAGCTTCTCTTACAGACAAATTAGATGGTTATATAGCTAGAAGCAGAAACCAAATAACTAATTTCGGTAAATTTATGGATCCACTAGCGGATAAACTCTTGGTTACTGCTGCACTTGTATCTTTGGTGGAACTTCACATTGTGCCTAGTTGGGTAGCTATGATTATAATTGCTAGAGAATTTGCAGTTTCAGGCCTTCGAACAATAGCTGCTGCAGAAGGAAAAGTAATTGCAGCTAGCTGGTGGGGGAAAATAAAAACTGTTATTCAAATAGTAGCAATAATTATAGCCTTATTGTATAATTTAAAGGATTTAAGCCCAGAATTAAATCCAATTCTAAGTAACTTAACTAATATATTTATGGCTGCTGCAGTTATTATTACAATAATATCAGGCGTTGACTATTTTGTTAAAAATAAAGAATCAATTAGAATTGATAAGTGA